In the Williamwhitmania sp. genome, one interval contains:
- the gldJ gene encoding gliding motility lipoprotein GldJ, which translates to MKFRFSFLPLFAGSMLMVSGCGILGGGGSSETSPTTGWRYNSYDNGGFEVKTNYQQEAGPGLVFIEGGTFTMGRVEQDVMYDWNNMPRRVTVASFYMDQTEVRNVDYREYLHWIRRVLVSYPQVYRNALPDTLCWRTKMGFNDPYVETYFRHPAYNEYPVVGVNWLQAEDYCKWRTDRVNEQLLVDAGILEFSLDQKDADNFNTEAYLAGLYVGTVKRNLPSLDPNAKEGRPVTFEDGILLPRYRLPTEAEWEYAALGLIGNTYEERLTDRKLYPWNGHNVRNSDVKYRGQMMANFRRGRGDYMGTAGSLNDNASIPAPVKSYWPNDFGLYNMAGNVNEWVLDVYRPLSFQDVDEFRPFRGNVFKEVKRDEEGRIVEKDSIGRLIYQNVKPEEVAGRTNYNKADYRNYLDGDLASSIDYESINDMTQPEDSGSSRMYYQGVSRSKNKPNDGMASLINDHVRVYKGGSWKDRAYWLIPGTRRYLNEKSSTDDLGFRCAMESVGSPSGKGGKNKK; encoded by the coding sequence ATGAAATTCAGGTTTAGTTTTCTACCTCTTTTTGCCGGTTCTATGTTAATGGTTTCTGGCTGTGGAATCCTCGGTGGTGGGGGCAGTAGCGAAACATCTCCTACTACTGGTTGGCGATACAATAGCTACGATAATGGTGGATTTGAAGTTAAAACTAACTACCAACAAGAGGCGGGTCCTGGCCTTGTATTTATTGAGGGAGGTACCTTTACCATGGGAAGGGTAGAGCAAGACGTAATGTACGATTGGAATAATATGCCACGTCGGGTTACCGTTGCCTCTTTCTATATGGACCAGACTGAAGTTAGGAATGTGGACTACAGGGAATATCTCCATTGGATTCGTCGTGTGCTGGTTTCCTATCCTCAGGTATATCGCAATGCTTTGCCCGATACGCTTTGCTGGAGAACCAAAATGGGATTCAATGACCCATATGTTGAAACCTATTTCCGTCACCCTGCATATAATGAATACCCTGTAGTTGGTGTTAACTGGTTGCAAGCCGAAGATTATTGCAAATGGCGTACTGACCGTGTGAATGAGCAGCTCCTTGTGGACGCTGGAATTCTTGAATTTTCGCTTGATCAGAAGGATGCCGACAACTTTAATACAGAGGCTTACCTTGCTGGCTTATACGTTGGTACAGTTAAAAGAAACTTACCTAGTCTTGACCCCAACGCTAAGGAGGGTCGTCCTGTAACTTTTGAGGATGGAATTCTTCTTCCACGGTATCGCCTTCCAACCGAGGCAGAGTGGGAATATGCTGCTCTTGGTTTGATTGGTAACACATATGAAGAACGCCTTACCGATAGAAAGTTATATCCTTGGAATGGTCATAACGTTAGGAACTCGGACGTGAAGTATCGTGGTCAGATGATGGCTAACTTTCGCAGAGGTCGTGGTGACTATATGGGAACCGCCGGTTCTTTGAACGATAATGCCTCCATTCCTGCTCCTGTTAAATCATACTGGCCCAACGATTTTGGTCTTTACAACATGGCCGGTAACGTAAATGAGTGGGTACTAGATGTATACCGTCCACTATCGTTTCAGGATGTTGATGAATTCCGTCCTTTTAGAGGTAACGTTTTTAAGGAGGTTAAGCGTGATGAGGAGGGCCGAATTGTGGAAAAGGATAGCATTGGACGCTTGATTTACCAAAATGTTAAACCTGAAGAAGTTGCTGGTAGAACCAACTATAACAAGGCAGATTACCGTAATTACCTTGATGGAGATTTGGCTTCTAGCATCGACTATGAAAGTATAAACGATATGACTCAGCCAGAAGATTCTGGGTCTTCAAGAATGTACTATCAAGGTGTTTCTAGGTCAAAAAATAAACCTAACGATGGTATGGCTTCTCTGATTAATGACCATGTTAGAGTTTATAAAGGTGGTTCATGGAAAGACAGAGCTTACTGGTTAATTCCCGGTACTCGTCGTTATCTGAATGAGAAATCTTCTACTGACGACCTCGGTTTCCGTTGTGCAATGGAGAGCGTAGGTAGCCCGTCAGGTAAAGGAGGTAAAAATAAAAAATAG